In a single window of the Populus alba chromosome 16, ASM523922v2, whole genome shotgun sequence genome:
- the LOC118031923 gene encoding UPF0481 protein At3g47200-like, whose product MSETVNNDASSKHYEWLIEIMKDAEETTHDDNQVKGPAFPRVPSTVREIQQNRDCYDPSVVSIGPYHHGNTKLKETEKLKETYAREFVKDRKKLTPEIVEAVLSIAKNSYLEDARRDFNDEQLAKMMFVDGCFILQFMRCLNAENEDLKMSEQQIFHVKRDLLLLENQLPFEVLHSLGGMRYENAREKLLGKSVSLDWSPPPPSEEKSGTRDDEPQPAHPPPTRKEKSGKRDDERQPAHLLELLYYKSMYHYSESNHKKAAKGSRGHCLYYSAKNLKKVGILFGARWTGAITDVKFKSSIFWGTLKVPPIIIDESTKSLLLNLVAYETSAALDQLWVSSYICFMDSLIDDAKDVKELRSNGIIINYLGADQKVANLFNDMGKSMTHDTAAYNDIKIKINKQCESTVKRWVYEWKVTYFSDPWTIITVLAASFGLALTATQTYYTRYPPGK is encoded by the exons ATGTCCGAAACTGTTAACAATGATGCTTCCTCTAAACATTATGAGTGGCTGATAGAGATAATGAAAGACGCGGAAGAGACCACTCATGATGACAACCAAGTGAAAGGGCCAGCTTTCCCAAGGGTTCCATCAACGGTTCGTGAAATTCAACAAAACAGGGATTGTTACGATCCATCGGTGGTCTCCATTGGTCCCTATCACCATGGGAATACAAAACTAAAGGAAACGGAGAAGCTCAAGGAGACATACGCTCGCGAGTTCGTCAAAGATAGGAAAAAACTCACTCCTGAAATAGTGGAAGCAGTGCTAAGCATTGCAAAAAATTCCTATCTAGAAGACGCAAGAAGAGATTTCAACGATGAGCAATTAGCCAAGATGATGTTTGTTGATGGCTGCTTCATTCTCCAATTCATGCGCTGTCTGAAtgctgaaaatgaagatttgaaGATGTCAGAACAACAAATTTTTCACGTGAAACGAGACTTGTTATTATTGGAGAACCAACTTCCTTTTGAAGTCTTGCATTCATTGGGGGGAATGAGGTATGAGAATGCAa GGGAAAAACTCTTGGGAAAGAGTGTGTCTTTGGATtggtcaccaccaccacctagTGAGGAGAAGTCAGGGACAAGAGATGATGAGCCTCAGCCTGCCCATCCACCACCAACTAGAAAGGAGAAGTCAGGGAAAAGAGATGATGAGCGTCAGCCTGCCCATCTTCTCGAACTTTTATATTACAAATCCATGTATCACTATTCCGAAAGCAACCATAAAAAGGCAGCGAAAGGAAGTAGGGGTCATTGCTTGTATTATTCTGCCAAGAATCTTAAAAAGGTGGGAATCCTTTTTGGGGCGAGATGGACTGGTGCTATCACCGATGTCAAATTCAAGTCATCAATTTTCTGGGGAACACTGAAAGTTCCTCCAATTATCATAGATGAGTCAACCAAGTCCCTGCTCTTAAACTTGGTGGCCTATGAAACATCTGCTGCTCTTGATCAACTTTGGGTCAGTTCATACATATGCTTCATGGATTCTTTGATTGACGATGCTAAAGATGTGAAGGAGCTGCGGTCTAATGGcataattatcaattatctCGGAGCCGACCAGAAAGTCGCAAATCTCTTCAATGATATGGGAAAATCAATGACACATGATACTGCTGCTtataatgatatcaaaataaaaattaataagcaGTGTGAGAGCACAGTGAAAAGATGGGTGTATGAGTGGAAGGTAACTTATTTTAGTGATCCCTGGACCATTATTACAGTTCTTGCTGCATCTTTCGGATTGGCACTTACTGCCACTCAGACCTATTATACAAGATACCCACCGGGTAAATGA
- the LOC118031924 gene encoding UPF0481 protein At3g47200-like, whose amino-acid sequence MSDSSDSTVNNDVHSSSSENYQWLIKIKNAGTEETTHDDNQRKGPDHFPKVPPTLRDIQQNRDCYDPSVVSIGPYHHGKTKALEEMEKFKETYALDFVKDCKKLIAVIDSEVEAMLSVAKNWYPEDARENFNDEQLAKMMFLDGCFIVQFLFCLYQQPENLEMSRHDAALVTKDLFLLENQLPFEVLTKLMSFRNPDHKNPMKILTDFCYQVRASPAGTELKEKITKIFRELPKSLAIRNPQGPAPDQPADAAHLLELLHKQFCSGTIVSENSERSSCKNNSQMNWYRYYPAEELRKVGIDFKPSKTGLFTDVQFKRRWLITRSLYIPPLRIDSSTKSLLLNLVAYEACHNKSQVTSYVCFMDSLIDTHRDVQGLRSKGILLNTLGSDEKAAELFNQIASHLIPDPYAYIQVKSSIEKEHMKVLKKWVAMWLRVYFNSPWTFIAFVAATFTIILTAIQTYIALFPLKDR is encoded by the coding sequence ATGTCCGACAGTTCCGACAGTACTGTTAACAATGATGTCCATTCTTCTTCCTCTGAAAATTATCAATGGCTGATAAAGATAAAGAATGCTGGGACGGAAGAGACCACTCATGATGACAACCAACGGAAAGGGCCAGATCATTTCCCAAAGGTTCCACCAACGCTTCGTGATATTCAACAAAACAGGGATTGTTACGATCCATCGGTGGTCTCCATTGGTCCCTATCACCATGGGAAAACAAAAGCACTAGAGGAAATGGAGAAGTTCAAGGAGACATACGCTCTCGATTTCGTCAAAGACTGTAAAAAACTCATTGCTGTAATAGACAGTGAGGTGGAAGCAATGCTAAGCGTTGCAAAAAATTGGTATCCAGAAGACGCAAGAGAAAACTTCAACGACGAGCAATTAGCCAAGATGATGTTTCTTGATGGTTGCTTTATTGTCCAATTCCTCTTCTGCCTCTATCAGCAGCCTGAAAATCTGGAGATGAGTCGACACGATGCTGCTTTGGTAACGAAGGACTTGTTCTTACTCGAGAACCAACTCCCTTTTGAAGTTCTCACCAAATTGATGAGTTTCAGAAACCCGGATCACAAAAATCCGATGAAAATTCTTACAGATTTCTGCTATCAAGTTCGTGCATCTCCCGCTGGAACAGAGCTTAaggaaaagataacaaaaatttTTCGTGAATTGCCAAAATCATTAGCGATACGGAATCCCCAAGGTCCCGCACCTGATCAGCCTGCAGATGCAGCCCATCTTCTTGAACTTTTACATAAGCAGTTTTGCTCTGGAACGATTGTATCAGAAAACTCTGAGAGGAGTTCGTGCAAGAACAATTCTCAAATGAACTGGTACCGTTATTATCCTGCTGAGGAGCTTAGGAAGGTTGGCATCGATTTCAAGCCAAGCAAGACTGGTCTTTTCACCGATGTCCAGTTCAAACGGAGATGGCTGATCACTCGAAGTCTCTATATTCCTCCATTAAGAATAGATAGCTCTACCAAGTCCTTGCTTTTAAACTTGGTGGCCTATGAAGCATGCCATAATAAATCTCAGGTCACTTCTTACGTATGCTTCATGGATTCATTGATTGATACCCATAGAGACGTGCAGGGGCTGCGATCGAAGGGCATACTCCTCAACACTCTAGGAAGTGATGAAAAAGCCGCAGAACTCTTCAACCAGATAGCCAGCCATTTGATACCCGATCCTTATGCTTACATTCAGGTTAAATCCAGCATTGAAAAGGAGCATATGAAAGTCCTAAAGAAATGGGTAGCCATGTGGCTGCGAGTTTATTTTAATAGTCCATGGACCTTTATTGCATTTGTTGCTGCAACTTTTACCATCATACTAACTGCCATTCAGACCTATATAGCACTATTCCCTCTCAAGGATCGGTGA
- the LOC118031926 gene encoding UPF0481 protein At3g47200-like — protein sequence MSEIVNSSASPRCDDQWLIKIKNARTEETSGDKGTNFPRVPPTFRDIQQNSDCYDPSVVSIGPYHHGKAKLKEMEKLKETYARQFALDSTKEIDEIYREVEAELHIAKNRYPEDARRNFNDEQLAKMIFLDGCFILQFLFCLYMKPANLKMSSHNAALVKKDLFLLENQLPFEVLTKLASFRDPDQKTWMKFLTALCDQVRALPGGTELKEKITKFFRELQKTLTTRNPEAPHQPAAAHLLELLHKRFCFGTIVPENSENSSCNNNSQMNWYRYYPAEELRNIGIHFKPSKTDLFTDVQFKRGWLITRSLYIPPLRIDNSTRSLLLNLVAYETCHGASNESRVTSYVCFMDSLIDTHRDVQVLRSKGILLNTLGSDEQAAELFNQIASHLIPDPYAYIQVKSSIEKEHRKVLKKWVAMWLRVYFKSPWTFIAFVAATFTIILTAIQTFIALFPHKDQR from the coding sequence ATGTCCGAAATTGTTAACTCTTCTGCTTCCCCTAGATGTGATGATCAGTGGCTGATAAAGATAAAGAATGCTAGGACGGAAGAGACCTCTGGTGACAAAGGGACAAATTTCCCAAGGGTTCCACCAACGTTTCGTGATATTCAACAAAACAGCGATTGTTACGATCCATCGGTGGTCTCCATTGGTCCCTATCACCATGGGAAGGCAAAACTAAAGGAAATGGAGAAGCTCAAGGAGACATACGCTCGCCAGTTCGCATTAGATAGTACAAAAGAAATTGATGAGATATACAGAGAGGTGGAAGCAGAGCTTCACATTGCAAAAAATCGCTATCCAGAAGACGCAAGAAGAAATTTCAACGACGAGCAATTAGCCAAGATGATTTTTCTTGATGGTTGCTTCATTCTCCAATTCCTCTTCTGCCTCTATATGAAGCCTGCAAATCTGAAGATGAGCAGTCACAATGCTGCTTTGGTAAAGAAGGACTTGTTCTTACTCGAGAACCAACTCCCTTTTGAAGTTCTCACCAAATTGGCGAGTTTCAGAGACCCTGATCAAAAAACTTGGATGAAATTTCTTACAGCTTTATGCGATCAAGTTCGTGCCCTTCCTGGTGGAACAGAGCTCAaggaaaagataacaaaattttTTCGTGAATTGCAAAAAACATTAACGACACGGAATCCCGAAGCACCTCATCAGCCTGCTGCAGCCCATCTTCTTGAACTTTTACATAAGCGATTTTGCTTTGGAACGATTGTACCAGAAAACTCTGAGAATAGTTCGTGCAATAACAATTCTCAAATGAACTGGTACCGTTATTATCCTGCTGAGGAGCTTAGGAACATTGGCATCCATTTCAAGCCAAGCAAGACTGATCTTTTCACCGATGTCCAGTTCAAACGGGGATGGCTGATCACTCGAAGTCTCTATATTCCTCCATTAAGAATAGATAACTCTACCAGGTCCTTGCTTTTAAACTTGGTGGCCTATGAAACATGCCATGGTGCATCCAATGAATCTCGGGTCACTTCTTACGTATGCTTCATGGATTCATTGATTGATACCCATAGAGACGTGCAGGTGCTGCGATCGAAGGGCATACTCCTCAACACTCTAGGAAGTGATGAACAAGCCGCAGAACTCTTCAACCAGATAGCCAGCCATTTGATACCCGATCCTTATGCTTACATTCAGGTTAAATCCAGCATTGAAAAGGAGCATAGGAAAGTCCTAAAGAAATGGGTAGCCATGTGGCTGCGAGTTTATTTTAAGAGTCCATGGACCTTTATTGCATTTGTTGCTGCAACTTTTACCATCATACTAACAGCCATTCAGACCTTTATAGCACTATTCCCTCACAAGGATCAGCGATAG
- the LOC118031929 gene encoding LOW QUALITY PROTEIN: lycopene beta cyclase, chloroplastic/chromoplastic-like (The sequence of the model RefSeq protein was modified relative to this genomic sequence to represent the inferred CDS: deleted 1 base in 1 codon), whose protein sequence is MDTLLKTHNKLEFLPQSHGFSEKLSNLSSIKIQSQQLRFGHKKFRSKRGRNGCVKASSNALLELVPETKKENLEFDLPMYDLSKGLVVDLAVVGGGPAGLAVAQQVSEAGLSVCSIDPSPKLIWPNNYGVWVDEFEAMDMLDCLDTTWSGAVVYVDDKTKKDLDRPYGRVNRRQLKSKMLQKCISNGVKFHQTKVIKVIHEESKSLLICNDGVTIQASVVLDATGFSRCLVQYDKPYDPGYQVAYGILAEVEEHPFDVDKMVFMDWRDSHLNNNLELKESNSKIPTFLYAMPFSSDRIFLEETSLVARPGVPMKDIQERMVARLRHLGIKVKSIEEDERCVIPMGGPLPVLPQRVVGIGGTAGMVHPSTGYMVARTLAAAPIVANSIVQYLGSDRSFSGSELSAEVWKDLWPIERRRQREFFCFGMDVLLKLDLPATRRFFDAFFNLEPRYWHGFLSSRLFLPELVLFGLSLFSHASNPSRLEIMAKGTLPLVNMINNLIQDRK, encoded by the exons ATGGATACTCTGTTGAAAACACATAACAAACTTGAATTTTTGCCTCAATCTCATGGGTTTTCAGAGAAATTAAGTAATTTGAGCTCCATAAAGATTCAAAGCCAACAACTTAGGTTTGGTCACAAGAAGTTTCGTTCAAAAAGGGGGAGAAATGGTTGTGTTAAGGCTAGTAGTAATGCACTTTTGGAGCTTGTACCAGAAACCAAGAAGGAAAATCTTGAGTTTGATCTTCCTATGTATGACCTCTCGAAGGGCCTTGTAGTTGACCTTGCAGTTGTGGGGGGTGGTCCTGCTGGGCTTGCAGTTGCGCAGCAAGTTTCGGAGGCAGGGCTCTCAGTTTGTTCTATTGATCCATCTCCCAAATTGATTTGGCCTAATAATTATGGTGTTTGGGTGGATGAATTTGAAGCCATGGATATGCTTGATTGCCTTGATACAACTTGGTCTGGTGCTGttgtatatgttgatgacaagACAAAGAAAGATCTTGATAGGCCTTATGGGAGGGTTAATAGGAGGCAGCTCAAGTCCAAAATGTTACAGAAATGCATATCTAATGGTGTAAAGTTTCACCAAACTAAAGTCATCAAGGTTATTCACGAGGAATCCAAATCTCTATTGATTTGCAATGATGGTGTCACAATCCAAGCTTCTGTGGTTCTTGATGCAACTGGCTTTTCTAGATGCCTTGTTCAATATGATAAGCCATATGATCCAGGTTACCAAGTGGCTTATGGAATTTTGGCAGAGGTAGAAGAGCACCCATTTGATGTTGATAAGATGGTTTTTATGGATTGGAGAGATTCACATCTGAACAACAATCTGGAACTAAAAGAGAGTAATAGCAAGATCCCTACTTTTCTCTATGCAATGCCCTTTTCGTCGGACAGGATATTTCTTGAAGAAACTTCCCTCGTAGCTAGGCCTGGAGTACCCATGAAAGATATCCAGGAAAGGATGGTGGCCAGGTTAAGGCACTTGGGTATAAAAGTGAAAAGCATTGAGGAAGACGAGCGTTGTGTCATTCCAATGGGGGGGCCCCTCCCCGTGCTCCCTCAAAGAGTTGTT GGAATCGGTGGTACAGCTGGTATGGTGCACCCTTCGACTGGTTATATGGTAGCAAGAACTCTAGCGGCTGCTCCAATTGTTGCTAACTCTATCGTTCAGTATCTTGGTTCTGATAGAAGCTTTTCTGGAAGTGAATTATCAGCTGAAGTTTGGAAAGATTTATGGCCAATAGAGAGGAGGAGACAGAGAGAGTTCTTCTGTTTTGGTATGGATGTTTTGCTTAAGCTTGATTTACCTGCCACAAGAAGattttttgatgcattttttaaTCTGGAACCTCGTTATTGGCATGGATTCTTGTCATCTCGACTGTTTCTACCTGAGCTTGTACTCTTTGGGCTCTCACTGTTCTCCCATGCTTCTAATCCTTCTAGGTTAGAGATTATGGCGAAGGGAACCCTTCCTTTGGTTAACATGATCAACAATTTAATACAGGACAGAAAATAG